Proteins from one Aulosira sp. FACHB-615 genomic window:
- a CDS encoding citrate synthase — MMVCEYKPGLEGIPAAQSSISYVDGQKGILEYRGIRIEELAAKSTFLETAYLLIWGELPSKEELKAFEEEVRLHRRIKYRIRDMMKSFPESGHPMDALQASAAALGLFYSLRDLHNPAYIRDSVVRLIATIPTMVAAFQLMRKGNDPVKPRDDLDYSANFLYMLNEKEPDALAAKIFDICLILHVEHTMNASTFSARVTASTLTDPYAVVASAVGTLGGPLHGGANEEVIQMLEEIGSVEKVRPYVEDRLQNKQKLMGFGHRVYKVKDPRAIILQDLAEQLFDKFGGDKYYEIAQEMERVVEEKLGHKGIYPNVDFYSGLVYRKMGIPTDLFTPIFAIARVAGWLAHWKEQLAENRIFRPTQVYNGKHEVPYTPLEQR; from the coding sequence ATGATGGTGTGCGAATACAAGCCCGGTTTAGAAGGCATTCCCGCAGCCCAATCGAGTATCAGCTACGTGGATGGGCAGAAGGGAATACTAGAATATCGTGGCATCCGGATTGAGGAGTTAGCCGCCAAAAGTACCTTTCTCGAAACTGCTTATCTCCTGATCTGGGGCGAATTGCCAAGTAAAGAAGAACTCAAAGCATTTGAGGAAGAAGTTCGCCTCCACAGGCGGATTAAATACCGGATTCGGGACATGATGAAATCCTTCCCGGAAAGCGGTCATCCAATGGATGCTCTGCAAGCCTCGGCGGCGGCGTTAGGCTTGTTTTACTCCCTACGCGATTTACATAACCCTGCCTACATTCGGGATTCAGTTGTGCGCTTGATAGCAACTATCCCCACAATGGTGGCTGCATTCCAGTTAATGCGTAAGGGTAATGACCCTGTAAAACCCCGCGATGACTTAGATTATTCCGCCAATTTTCTCTACATGCTCAACGAGAAAGAACCGGATGCTTTAGCGGCAAAAATCTTTGACATCTGCTTAATTCTGCATGTTGAGCATACAATGAATGCTTCGACCTTTAGTGCTAGGGTAACAGCTTCAACCTTGACTGACCCTTATGCTGTAGTTGCTAGTGCTGTGGGAACCTTGGGCGGCCCTTTACACGGTGGAGCCAACGAAGAAGTAATTCAGATGTTGGAAGAAATCGGTTCTGTAGAAAAAGTCCGTCCTTATGTTGAGGATCGCCTACAAAACAAACAAAAACTGATGGGCTTTGGACATCGCGTCTACAAAGTTAAAGACCCACGCGCCATCATTCTCCAAGACCTTGCCGAGCAACTGTTTGACAAGTTCGGGGGAGATAAATACTACGAAATTGCCCAAGAAATGGAACGGGTAGTTGAGGAAAAACTCGGTCATAAAGGCATCTACCCCAATGTTGACTTTTACTCTGGTTTGGTGTACAGGAAAATGGGCATTCCTACAGACTTGTTTACACCAATATTTGCGATCGCCCGCGTTGCTGGTTGGTTAGCTCACTGGAAAGAACAACTAGCAGAAAACCGGATTTTCCGTCCCACCCAGGTTTACAACGGTAAACACGAAGTTCCTTACACCCCGCTCGAACAACGTTAA
- the nuoH gene encoding NADH-quinone oxidoreductase subunit NuoH, with product MNSGIDLQGTFIKSLTDLGLSDGTAKALWMPLPMILMLIGATVGVLVCVWLERKISAAAQQRIGPEFIGAFGLLAPVADGLKLVFKEDIVPGKADPWLFTLGPIIVVLPVFLSYLIVPFGQNIVITNVGMGVFLWIALSSIQPIGLLMAGYASNNKYSLLGGLRAAAQSISYEIPLALSVLAIAMMSNSLSTVDIVNQQSGYGILGWNIWRQPVGFLIFWIAALAECERLPFDLPEAEEELVAGYQTEYSGMKFALFYLSSYVNLVLSALLVSVLYLGGWDFPFPINTIASLLGVSETNPVLQVVTAGVGITMTVLKAYFLVFIAILLRWTVPRVRIDQLLDLGWKFLLPVGLVNLLLTAALKLAFPVAFGG from the coding sequence ATGAATTCAGGAATTGACCTTCAAGGAACGTTTATTAAATCCCTAACGGATTTAGGACTATCAGACGGCACAGCCAAAGCACTTTGGATGCCGTTGCCAATGATCCTGATGCTGATTGGGGCAACAGTGGGTGTATTAGTGTGTGTGTGGCTGGAAAGAAAGATTTCAGCAGCAGCACAGCAGCGAATCGGCCCTGAATTTATTGGGGCTTTTGGCTTACTTGCTCCAGTTGCCGATGGTTTAAAGCTGGTGTTTAAGGAAGACATTGTACCAGGTAAAGCTGACCCCTGGTTATTTACTCTCGGCCCCATCATTGTGGTACTGCCAGTATTTCTGTCTTATTTGATTGTGCCATTTGGACAGAATATTGTAATTACTAATGTGGGTATGGGAGTCTTTTTGTGGATTGCCTTGTCTAGCATTCAGCCAATTGGCTTGTTAATGGCAGGCTACGCATCCAATAATAAATACTCCCTCTTAGGGGGCTTGCGAGCAGCAGCGCAATCTATTAGTTATGAAATTCCCCTGGCGCTGAGTGTGCTGGCGATCGCTATGATGTCTAACAGCCTCAGCACAGTTGATATCGTCAATCAACAATCTGGTTACGGTATCCTCGGCTGGAATATTTGGCGACAACCAGTCGGCTTTCTCATCTTTTGGATTGCTGCTTTAGCAGAATGTGAACGCTTACCCTTCGACTTACCCGAAGCAGAAGAAGAACTCGTAGCAGGTTATCAAACTGAGTACTCAGGCATGAAATTTGCTTTGTTCTACCTCAGTTCCTACGTTAACTTAGTACTTTCTGCTTTATTGGTATCAGTTTTATATTTAGGCGGTTGGGATTTTCCCTTTCCCATCAACACCATCGCTAGTTTGTTAGGTGTCAGTGAAACTAATCCTGTCTTACAAGTAGTCACTGCCGGTGTGGGTATTACAATGACTGTACTCAAAGCCTACTTCCTAGTGTTTATCGCCATCCTATTGCGCTGGACAGTACCCCGTGTACGCATTGACCAACTCTTAGATTTAGGATGGAAGTTTTTATTACCCGTGGGTTTGGTGAATCTTCTATTAACCGCCGCCCTGAAATTAGCCTTTCCCGTCGCTTTTGGTGGATAG
- the sixA gene encoding phosphohistidine phosphatase SixA, protein MELYLIRHGIAQERQAGIKDEERQLTKEGRQKTEKVAQRLLQLDLQFNLIVTSPLVRARQTAEILVATGLSSQLEESSHLAPGGHFSNWLVYWLEPKNYSPNIQLALVGHEPDLSNWAEILLWGEVKGCLVLKKAGMIGVKLPEAGAVVGRSQMFWLTPPKYLL, encoded by the coding sequence GTGGAACTGTATCTGATTCGTCATGGCATCGCCCAAGAGCGACAAGCTGGCATTAAAGATGAGGAACGACAACTCACCAAAGAAGGCAGGCAAAAAACCGAGAAAGTCGCCCAGCGTCTACTCCAGCTAGATTTGCAGTTTAATTTAATTGTCACCAGTCCCTTAGTCCGCGCTCGTCAAACAGCAGAAATTCTTGTCGCCACCGGACTCAGTTCACAATTAGAAGAATCTTCTCACCTCGCTCCTGGTGGTCATTTTTCCAATTGGTTAGTTTACTGGTTAGAACCGAAAAATTATTCGCCAAATATCCAACTTGCCTTGGTTGGTCATGAACCTGATTTAAGCAACTGGGCAGAAATTCTTCTTTGGGGAGAGGTAAAAGGCTGCTTAGTCTTGAAAAAAGCAGGTATGATCGGAGTAAAACTGCCAGAAGCAGGAGCTGTTGTGGGTCGTAGTCAAATGTTCTGGTTGACACCACCCAAGTACTTGCTATAA